CTTTATTTCCTGAACAATGCATAAATTTAACTTCTGGATGATCTTTGGATGATTTTAACATTCCATTAAGAAAACCAAAGCTTGTTCCAATTATTACATTACATCCTTGATCAATCATACTTTCAACTGTGTTTTGAACTTCAGCATCATCTTCTTTTACTGATTCCTGAATTACGGATGGCTTTATTCCAAGTTCTTTTTCTAAATACTTTCTTCCTTGATCATGAGAATATGTCCAACCACCATCACCCACTGGTCCAACATACAAAAATCCAACTTTAATGTCTTCATAACTTAATTTTTTTCCCTTATTTTCATCACTATTGGTTGCTTTACTATTTCCACATCCAGTTAATAATGTTCCTATAGTAAAAACTAAAATCAATAATATTGAAGTTATCTTTTTCATTAACATATCCCCCTTATGAAATTAAATTTATATTAATTTTTAAAAATAACCTTACCATTTTTCATGGATTCCACTATAGCTAAAGATTCTACAGTTACACCTTTATTCTCTATAGTTTTTCGTCCATTTTGGAATCCTTTTTCTATTACAATACCCACACCTTGTACCTCTCCGTTTGCTTCTCTTACTATGTCTATAAGACCACAAGCTGCATTTCCATTAGCTAAAAAATCATCTATAATTAAAACTTTATCTTCAGTATTTATATATTTTTTAGATACCCTAACCTTATAAGATTTATTTTTTGTAAAAGAAAAAACTTCTGATTCATAAGTATTCTCGTCCATATTACTTCCTTGATGTTTTTTTGCAAATACAACAGGAACATTAAAATATTGAGCTGCTATACACGCTATTCCTATTCCAGATGCTTCTATTGTAAGTATTTTTGTTATCTCCTTATTTTCAAATCTTCTCTTAAACTCTTTCCCTATTTCATTTAATAACTTGACATCTATCTGATGATTTAAAAAGCTATCTACCTTTAATACATCTTCTCCAAATACATTCCCATCTTCTAAAATTCTTTTTTTTAATAATTCCATATAATATACCTTCTCCTATTCTTTATTAGTAAATAAAAAAACTCCCTTTATTTAACAAGGGAGCTTATAATCTTTCTAATCATATACTATTATATTATAAGAACATATGTAAAAAATACTACTATATACATATGATAAATTCAATATAATAATACATGAATATAAACACCCGTAGTCAAATAGTTTAAGGCCATTTGGTAGAAACAATCGAACCATATTTTCGATCATATACGAATTTACGAACATTATTTAATTTTTTATAAAAATCATTCGATACATTGATTTATATTAAATATGATAATTCAAATTTCTACAAAAAGCAAGAGTCAAATAAAAAATTCTAGATAAATTTAAAATTATACCTAGAATTTTTTATATTTAATTTATTTACTATTATAAACTTCTAAATCCAATTCTTTTTCTGAATTACTCATTATTATTGTAGTTGCTGCATTTCCTGTAACATTAACTACAGTTCTTAGCATATCTACTATTCTATCTACACTTAATACTAGGGCTATTCCTTCAAGTGGAAGTCCAACTTGTTCAAGCACCATAGATAACATTACTACTCCTGCTCCTGGCACTCCAGCTGTTCCTATAGATGCTAGTGTAGCTGTTAAAACTACCATTAGCATTTGATGCATTGATAGATTAACTCCAACTAATTGAGCTATGAATATAGTTCCTACCCCTTGCATTATAGAAGTACCATCCATATTAACTGTAGCACCTAATGGAATTGTAAAACTTGCAATTCCTTTTGATGCACCCATCTTTTCTTCACAAGTTTTTAAACTCATTGGAATAGATGCATTACTACTAGATGTACTAAATGCAACTAACATAACCGGCCAAAATTTCTTTAAGAAAGTTATCGGATTTACTCCACCTAAGAATTTAAGTGAAGGTGCATACACTATTATAATTTGAAGTGCTAATGCTACCGAAACTGTAATAAGATATTTTAGTAATGGAATTAATGCATTTATACCTTGGAAAACAATAACCTTTGATATTAATGCAAATACACCAACTGGTGCAGCAAGCATAATAACATTGATCATTTTTAATAATACTTCATTTATTTGAGATATTATATTAGAAAGAGGCTTTGCTTTTTCCCCTATTAATGTAATACATACCCCAAATAAAATAGCAAATACTATTATTTGTAACATATCTCCTTTTACCATAGCATCTATTGGATTAGTAGGAATCATGTTTACAAACATATCCATTATAAATGGCGGTTTACTTGTCTTAACTGCTGAAGTTGCTTGAGAAGCTAAACTTATGCCTGTCCCCATTCCAGGGTTCATAAAGTTTGCAACTATCATCGCTAAAACTATTGCAAAAGCTGTAGTGAAAAGAAAATATATTATGGTCTTTACTCCAACTCTACCTAACTTTTTAACATCTCCAATACTAGCAACACCACATATTAAAGAACATAAAACAAGCGGTACTACTAACATTTTTATTGATCTTAAAAACATCTCACCTAGTGGAGATAGCACCCACTTACTTAAGCTATCATTGATTTCCTTTGGGAAAAATATATTTGCAATTACTCCAAATAATATTCCCAATCCTAAAGCCAAAAGTATCTTTACAGCTAAAGATATCTTTTTAGTTTTTTTCATCTGTTATCCACCTCATATATTTAATTTTAATAATTTTGGTCATGATATTATAACATTTGTTTAATAATTGTTCAATAAAATTATTAAACTACACATTTTATCTATTTTTCATGACCATTTATCCCTATAATTAAAAACACCTTCCTGTAACGAAGGAAGGTATTATGGTGCGCCTAACAGGATTCGAACCTGTGGCCTCCGGATTCGAAGTCCGTAACTCTATCCAGCTGAGCTATAAGCGCACAAAACAAAAAATAAAAATGGAGCGGGTAAGGGGAATCGAACCCCTGTGTTCAGCTTGGAAGGCTGACGTTCTACCATTGAACCATACCCGCACAGAATGCATTTTAAAATACATATTAAATTATTTAAATTGGTGATCCACCGGGGAATCGAACCCCGGACAACATGATTAAAAGTCATGTGCTCTACCGACTGAGCTAGTGAATCAAAATGGCTGGGATAGCAGGATTCGAACCTACGCATGTAGCAGTCAAAGTGCTATGCCTTACCGCTTGGCGATATCCCAATACTGGGGTGAACGAAGGGACTTGAACCCTCGACAACCAGAATCACAATCTGGCGCTCTACCAACTGAACTACGTCCACCATTTATGGTGCGTCTTAAGAGATTCGAACTCCTGGCCCACGCCTTAGAAGGGCGTTGCTCTATCCAGCTGAGCTAAAGACGCATATTGGAGCGGGTAAGGGGAATTGAACCCCTGTGTTCAGCTTGGAAGGCTGACGTTCTACCATTGAACCATACCCGCGTATTTGGTCGGGGTAGCAGGACTTGAACCCGCGGCCTCATGGTCCCAAACCACGCGCGCTACCATCTGCGCTATACCCCGTTATAAGTTATATTGATTTTTTACATAAATGGTGCGCCATCGGGGACTCGAACCCAGGGCCCACTGATTAAGAGTCAGTTGCTCTACCATCTGAGCTAATGGCGCATTTTATGGTGCGTCTTAAGAGATTCGAACTCCTGGCCCACGCCTTAGAAGGGCGTTGCTCTATCCAGCTGAGCTAAAGACGCATACTTTGGAGCGGGTAAGGGGAATCGAACCCCTGTGTTCAGCTTGGAAGGCTGACGTTCTACCATTGAACCATACCCGCATATTTGGAGCGGAAGACGAGATTCGAACTCGCGACGTTCACCTTGGCAAGGTGACGCTCTACCACTGAGCCACTCCCGCTTATGGTGCAGGTGAAGGGAGTCGAACCCCCATGCCAAAGGCGCTAGATCCTAAGTCTAGTGCGTCTGCCAATTCCGCCACACCTGCACGTATAAAGTTTAAATAATAAATTGGTGATCCACCGGGGAATCGAACCCCGGACAACATGATTAAAAGTCATGTGCTCTACCGACTGAGCTAGTGAATCAAAATGGCTGGGATAGCAGGATTCGAACCTACGCATGTAGCAGTCAAAGTGCTATGCCTTACCGCTTGGCGATATCCCAATACTGGGGTGAACGAAGGGACTTGAACCCTCGACAACCAGAATCACAATCTGGCGCTCTACCAACTGAACTACGTCCACCATGTTTATGGTGCGCCATCGGGGACTCGAACCCAGGGCCCACTGATTAAGAGTCAGTTGCTCTACCATCTGAGCTAATGGCGCATTTTATGGTGCGTCTTAAGAGATTCGAACTCCTGGCCCACGCCTTAGAAGGGCGTTGCTCTATCCAGCTGAGCTAAAGACGCATACTTTGGAGCGGGTAAGGGGAATCGAACCCCTGTGTTCAGCTTGGAAGGCTGACGTTCTACCATTGAACCATACCCGCATACTTGGAGCGGAAGACGAGATTCGAACTCGCGACGTTCACCTTGGCAAGGTGACGCTCTACCACTGAGCCACTCCCGCTTAAAAGTGGTCGGGGTAGCAGGACTTGAACCCGCGGCCTCATGGTCCCAAACCACGCGCGCTACCATCTGCGCTATACCCCGTTGCAACATTTCCTGTTTTCTCTCGGAAATGTTTTGTGCCT
This Clostridium novyi NT DNA region includes the following protein-coding sequences:
- a CDS encoding xanthine phosphoribosyltransferase — protein: MELLKKRILEDGNVFGEDVLKVDSFLNHQIDVKLLNEIGKEFKRRFENKEITKILTIEASGIGIACIAAQYFNVPVVFAKKHQGSNMDENTYESEVFSFTKNKSYKVRVSKKYINTEDKVLIIDDFLANGNAACGLIDIVREANGEVQGVGIVIEKGFQNGRKTIENKGVTVESLAIVESMKNGKVIFKN
- a CDS encoding dicarboxylate/amino acid:cation symporter, which codes for MKKTKKISLAVKILLALGLGILFGVIANIFFPKEINDSLSKWVLSPLGEMFLRSIKMLVVPLVLCSLICGVASIGDVKKLGRVGVKTIIYFLFTTAFAIVLAMIVANFMNPGMGTGISLASQATSAVKTSKPPFIMDMFVNMIPTNPIDAMVKGDMLQIIVFAILFGVCITLIGEKAKPLSNIISQINEVLLKMINVIMLAAPVGVFALISKVIVFQGINALIPLLKYLITVSVALALQIIIVYAPSLKFLGGVNPITFLKKFWPVMLVAFSTSSSNASIPMSLKTCEEKMGASKGIASFTIPLGATVNMDGTSIMQGVGTIFIAQLVGVNLSMHQMLMVVLTATLASIGTAGVPGAGVVMLSMVLEQVGLPLEGIALVLSVDRIVDMLRTVVNVTGNAATTIIMSNSEKELDLEVYNSK